From Salvia splendens isolate huo1 chromosome 16, SspV2, whole genome shotgun sequence, a single genomic window includes:
- the LOC121770604 gene encoding B3 domain-containing protein Os03g0120900-like, which translates to MSFHPRPYSSYGEAEEARRGGGEGSSSGAIAVQREHMFDKVVTPSDVGKLNRLVIPKQHAEKYFPLDSSANEKGLLLNFEDRNGKPWRFRYSYWNSSQSYVMTKGWSRFVKEKKLDAGDIVSFQRGVGELAKDRLFIDWRRRPDAPDLHASSNIPHHFSFRALHHHPWSPLFIPQTQPAPPPPPREYLHTTTHHHYHHPPTGYGPYAYGSVVNGSPCPPGSIVYLRGGAAFGATAAQGQREQMVFESVPVVQGKAAAKRLRLFGVNMDCPISDSDECDILSSSAAHLASSPSLRPQDHDKGKGSMSLDLDLDI; encoded by the coding sequence ATGTCTTTCCACCCGCGGCCATACAGCAGCTACGGCGAGGCGGAGGAGGCGCGGCGCGGCGGCGGGGAGGGGAGCAGCTCCGGCGCGATTGCGGTGCAGCGCGAGCACATGTTCGACAAGGTGGTGACGCCGAGCGACGTGGGGAAGCTGAACCGGCTGGTGATTCCGAAGCAGCACGCGGAGAAGTACTTCCCCCTCGACTCCTCCGCAAACGAGAAGGGCTTGCTCCTCAACTTCGAGGACCGCAACGGGAAGCCGTGGCGGTTCCGCTACTCCTACTGGAACAGCAGCCAGAGCTACGTCATGACGAAGGGCTGGTCCAGGTTCGTCAAGGAGAAGAAGCTCGACGCCGGCGACATCGTCTCCTTCCAGCGCGGCGTCGGCGAGCTCGCCAAGGACCGCCTCTTCATCGACTGGCGCCGCCGCCCCGACGCCCCGGATCTCCACGCCTCCTCAAACATCCCCCACCACTTCTCCTTCCgagcactccaccaccaccCCTGGAGCCCCCTATTCATCCCCCAGACGCAgcccgcgccgccgccgccgccgcgggAGTACCTCCACACGACGAcgcaccaccactaccaccacccgCCGACGGGGTACGGGCCCTACGCGTACGGAAGTGTGGTGAACGGAAGCCCGTGCCCCCCGGGGTCGATAGTGTACCTGAGGGGAGGCGCGGCGTTTGGGGCGACGGCGGCGCAGGGGCAGAGGGAGCAGATGGTGTTCGAGTCGGTGCCGGTGGTCCAGGGAAAAGCTGCAGCAAAGAGACTTAGGCTGTTCGGCGTGAACATGGACTGTCCTATCTCTGACTCGGATGAATGCGATATACTGTCCTCCTCCGCGGCCCACCTGGCGTCGTCGCCCTCCCTCCGCCCGCAGGAtcacgacaaagggaagggatcCATGtctttggatttggatttggatatTTAG